From the genome of Alosa alosa isolate M-15738 ecotype Scorff River chromosome 18, AALO_Geno_1.1, whole genome shotgun sequence, one region includes:
- the LOC125311974 gene encoding gamma-crystallin M2-like, protein MGKIIFYEGRNFEGRHYECSSDCADTHTHFSRCNSIRVDSGCWVAYEKPNYAGYQYMLTQGKYPNHHRWAGFNNCIRSCRIIPSYNGSYRLKIFERTDFSGKMMELSEDCPNLQDSFQMRSISSCNVVEGYWILHEHPHYRGRQYILRPGSYSRHSDWGSMTTSVGSVRRVTELKQNQ, encoded by the exons ATGGGCAAG ATCATCTTCTACGAGGGCAGAAACTTCGAGGGCCGCCACTATGAGTGCAGCAGCGACTgcgccgacacacacacgcacttctcGCGCTGCAACTCTATCCGCGTGGACAGCGGCTGCTGGGTGGCCTACGAGAAGCCCAACTATGCCGGCTACCAGTACATGCTGACCCAGGGCAAGTACCCCAACCACCACCGCTGGGCCGGCTTCAACAACTGCATCCGCTCCTGCCGCATCATCCCTTCT TACAATGGATCATACCGGCTGAAGATCTTCGAGAGGACCGATTTTTCGGGTAAGATGATGGAGCTGAGCGAGGACTGCCCCAACCTGCAGGACAGTTTCCAGATGCGCAGCATCTCCTCCTGCAACGTGGTGGAGGGCTACTGGATCCTCCACGAGCATCCCCACTACCGCGGCCGCCAGTACATCCTGCGGCCCGGCTCCTACAGCCGCCACAGCGACTGGGGCAGCATGACCACCAGCGTGGGCTCCGTGCGGCGCGTCACAGAGCTCAAGCAAAACCAGTAA
- the LOC125311714 gene encoding uncharacterized protein LOC125311714 isoform X2: MAIDKPPPVHFWSDAETEFMLCQLKALNILKYMDGRKTRNGNLFRKVAEHMEDAGFQRTSEQIRVRWKNVKKAYYNTRKKNQTSGNSSVSCPYSNILKELLGRRPLSKTAENGVDIVSNVSPSFSDQEEEQQFAGDQAPLEQDPLPHESSDSYLTSSPTSEPSSSTSLFHQQFQIAVKAEAPEGAVRDSPISGTPNGELPRRRSRLSLQPGTQVSPSARRTFSIPTRFTSLSPFEEQLLAVHREQAAAIREGFRSLAQQNRLLYLEVCETNRSVARIASAVAEKAASSSGMAEELIRVQQRISESIDSTNNLHTRVIDLLFSQQEQPIIVMPNEDKGMNVRPSRE, from the exons atggcGATTGATAAACCTCCACCTGTTCATTTTTGGAGTGATGCAGAGACAGAGTTCATGCTGTGTCAGCTGAAAGCGttaaatattttgaaatacatgGATGGTAGGAAAACACGGAATGGCAACCTGTTTAGAAAAGTTGCGGAACACATGGAGGACGCTGGATTTCAAAGGACGTCCGAGCAAATCCGTGTTCGGTGGAAGAACGTGAAAAAAGCCTACTACAATACCAGGAAAAAGAACCAAACCAGTGGCAACAGTTCAGTTTCATGTCCATACTCCAACATATTGAAGGAGCTGCTTGGACGTCGACCGTTGTCCAAAACAGCAGAGAATGGCGTGGACATTGTGTCTAACGTTAGTCCTTCGTTCTCAG ACCAAGAGGAAGAGCAGCAGTTTGCTGGTGATCAGGCCCCGCTGGAGCAGGACCCGCTCCCTCACGAGTCCTCTGATTCATATCTAACGTCCTCACCGACCTCAGAACCATCCAGTTCTACATCTCTGTTTCATCAGCAGTTCCAGATCGCTGTCAAAGCAGAAGCACCTGAAGGTGCTGTACGGGACAGTCCCATTAGTGGAACACCTAACGGTGAATTACCGAGACGACGCTCACGACTGAGCCTGCAGCCAGGGACACAGGTCTCGCCCTCCGCACGGAGGACGTTTAGCATCCCAACGCGGTTCACGTCCTTGAGCCCATTCGAGGAGCAGCTCCTAGCCGTCCATCGGGAGCAGGCTGCGGCTATCCGTGAGGGCTTTCGCTCGCTGGCACAACAGAACCGACTCCTCTACTTGGAGGTCTGCGAGACCAACCGCAGTGTAGCCCGGATTGCCTCGGCGGTGGCCGAGAAGGCCGCAAGCTCCTCTGGCATGGCTGAAGAACTGATCCGAGTGCAGCAGAGAATAAGTGAAAGCATCGACTCCACTAACAATCTCCACACGCGGGTGATTGACTTGCTGTTCTCACAGCAGGAGCAACCCATTATTGTCATGCCTAATGAGGATAAAGGCATGAATGTACGACCCAGTAGAGAATAG
- the LOC125311714 gene encoding uncharacterized protein LOC125311714 isoform X1 — MAIDKPPPVHFWSDAETEFMLCQLKALNILKYMDGRKTRNGNLFRKVAEHMEDAGFQRTSEQIRVRWKNVKKAYYNTRKKNQTSGNSSVSCPYSNILKELLGRRPLSKTAENGVDIVSNVSPSFSERTQKLLPGGSNVTTVYPALCTTNQEEEQQFAGDQAPLEQDPLPHESSDSYLTSSPTSEPSSSTSLFHQQFQIAVKAEAPEGAVRDSPISGTPNGELPRRRSRLSLQPGTQVSPSARRTFSIPTRFTSLSPFEEQLLAVHREQAAAIREGFRSLAQQNRLLYLEVCETNRSVARIASAVAEKAASSSGMAEELIRVQQRISESIDSTNNLHTRVIDLLFSQQEQPIIVMPNEDKGMNVRPSRE, encoded by the exons atggcGATTGATAAACCTCCACCTGTTCATTTTTGGAGTGATGCAGAGACAGAGTTCATGCTGTGTCAGCTGAAAGCGttaaatattttgaaatacatgGATGGTAGGAAAACACGGAATGGCAACCTGTTTAGAAAAGTTGCGGAACACATGGAGGACGCTGGATTTCAAAGGACGTCCGAGCAAATCCGTGTTCGGTGGAAGAACGTGAAAAAAGCCTACTACAATACCAGGAAAAAGAACCAAACCAGTGGCAACAGTTCAGTTTCATGTCCATACTCCAACATATTGAAGGAGCTGCTTGGACGTCGACCGTTGTCCAAAACAGCAGAGAATGGCGTGGACATTGTGTCTAACGTTAGTCCTTCGTTCTCAG AAAGAACACAAAAACTTCTTCCCGGTGGATCAAACGTAACAACCGTGTACCCAGCACTCTGCACAACTA ACCAAGAGGAAGAGCAGCAGTTTGCTGGTGATCAGGCCCCGCTGGAGCAGGACCCGCTCCCTCACGAGTCCTCTGATTCATATCTAACGTCCTCACCGACCTCAGAACCATCCAGTTCTACATCTCTGTTTCATCAGCAGTTCCAGATCGCTGTCAAAGCAGAAGCACCTGAAGGTGCTGTACGGGACAGTCCCATTAGTGGAACACCTAACGGTGAATTACCGAGACGACGCTCACGACTGAGCCTGCAGCCAGGGACACAGGTCTCGCCCTCCGCACGGAGGACGTTTAGCATCCCAACGCGGTTCACGTCCTTGAGCCCATTCGAGGAGCAGCTCCTAGCCGTCCATCGGGAGCAGGCTGCGGCTATCCGTGAGGGCTTTCGCTCGCTGGCACAACAGAACCGACTCCTCTACTTGGAGGTCTGCGAGACCAACCGCAGTGTAGCCCGGATTGCCTCGGCGGTGGCCGAGAAGGCCGCAAGCTCCTCTGGCATGGCTGAAGAACTGATCCGAGTGCAGCAGAGAATAAGTGAAAGCATCGACTCCACTAACAATCTCCACACGCGGGTGATTGACTTGCTGTTCTCACAGCAGGAGCAACCCATTATTGTCATGCCTAATGAGGATAAAGGCATGAATGTACGACCCAGTAGAGAATAG